AAGCGAATATTCTCAAGATTTGCAATTCCTACACGTATAAGTTCTGGATTGATAAAGAAATTATTTAACGTACCATAGGTGGCAAAGAGTAACAACAGGGTGAAGGTAATGTTGATGTTCCTAAGTGTTCTATTCTTTGTTTTATCCAAGACCCTTAATAGGATAATTGGTATAAAAGAGACAAAAAAGTAAAGAATCCAGGCACATGTTTGCATCAGTTTCCCTTGTGATGATAATTGTCTAAGTATCTGAATATATCCTTGGTATGGGAATATGAAGAGCTTGAATAATACATCTGTTGATCCATATAACCGAACCAGTGCAAAGCATCCAACAAACCCAAACAGATACCACAATGTAAAGTGTGTCTTCTTCATGATATAACCCCTCCTGATTATTGTAAAACAATAATTCTTATCTATACTATAGCACAAAATTATCATAAAACAATAATTTTTCTATATTTCTTAAGATTAGCTTGCTCTTAATACAAAAAAACACAGATTCAATCCTTTGATGAAATCTATGTTTATAATAACTAATATGAATACGGCTCAGCACTTTTTGCCAAACCAAAGAACCTATTTTAATCTGAATTGACATCCGTATTGAGACAATCACAGTAATAGGTCCTCGATATAATCCTACTTATTCTTCATTTAACGCTTTGACACTACCTTTTGCTACTACATCACCATGATAAAGAATTGACTTCATTTCGTAACCAGGATTCTCGATGAGTTGAATCATGCTTGAAGCTGCTTCTTTTCCAAGTTTTGCCTTAGGATGATTGACAGAGTCAAGTTTCACTTCCGTCATAGTACTCAATACAGAGTTATCATAACTGATTATTGAGAGATCATCGGGAACTTTTATTCCATATTGCCATGTAAGTTTGAGTACTTCAATGGCTACAGAATCGTTATAGCAGACCAATCCTGTGATTCTTTTATCTCGTATCATTTCCGCAACTTCTTCAGCCATTACTTTATCAAATGTTTCTGTTTCATACATGATGACATTTTTACTGTTATAAGGGATATCAAACTCTGAGCATGCCTTTATATATCCCTTTAAGCGTTCTTTTCCTTGGCGATCATCTGCTTTAAAAATACCACCAATTTTATAATGATTATTATCAATCAAACACTTCGTAGATTCATACCCCGCAGTTAAGTCATCGAGTGCTATTAACGGAAAATCTAATTCATCATATTTTGCATTTATCATGATTATTGGTATTCCAAGTTCACTCATTTGCATATATAACCCAATATTTGGATTATAATGAGCACTTTTTGTGGGTTCAACAATCAGGCCATCCACATTCCTGTTCATCATGAGTTGAATTGCTTGCTCTTCCACACTAATATCATTATTAGTGCTTGCGAGAATCATAGAATATCCAGCCATTGTGAGTTCTTTCTCAATTCCTCTAATAATCGTTGGGAATATGTAGTCAGAAAAATATGTAGTGATAACGCCAATTTCCTTTACGTTTCTCTTTTCTTTTTGGTCCGACACAAAAGATCCAGCACCCTGTTCCTTAACAATGACTCCCTCATACTCTAATCTATTTAACGCTGATCTGACTGTATGTCTGCTTACAGAAAACTGTTTTTGGAAATCTAGTTCGGATGGCAAACGATCTCCGGGTTTTAATTTTTTTTCTTCAATAAGCTTAATTATCTCTTTTTGCACAAATTCATGTTTAGTTTTATATTCCATACATCCCTCAAGTTCCCCCTTCTACCACAACAAAACCTTTCTATAACTATTTTATTGACGCAATCTAGTCTATGTGTATTTTATCACGACTTGAAATTAAAACAAAGTTAGATGTCTTCAAGTTGTTGATTAAAACTATGATATGCCTTTATTCTTCCATACTTAGTATTAATAATCTATACATTCCTAAATTAGAAAAAAGGACGCTACATGAGAAATTCCGTCACTACGCCCTTTAACTTTTACTTAATGTGCACGTTTGCGGTTAATAACATCAAGAGCTACAGCAAGCAACAGAACTGCTCCTTTTATCGCTTGTTGAACATCTGATCCAACGCCCATTAATGACATACCATTATTCAGAACCGCCATTACGAGGCCCCCAACTATCGATCCCATTATTTTTCCAATACCACCACTAGCAGATGCCCCACCAATATAACATGCTGCAATCGCATCAAGTTCGAAGCCTGTTCCAGCTTGTGGAGTTGATGCATTTAAACGTGATACAAAGATAAGCCCGGATACTGCTGCAAGAAGACCCATGTTTGTAAATGCCAGTATCGTAATCTTCTTAGCTTTAATCCCCGATAGAGTCGCAGCTTTCATATTTCCCCCAATAGCGTAGATGTGCCGACCTAATTTTGTATGGCTCATTATAAAATGATAAATTAAGGCTAATGCTAAAAGTATGGTAATGATAATTGGAACCCCTTTATAGTTCGCTAGAATATAACTGAATCCCATTATAATTGCAGATAATGCGATCAACTTTGGAATGAATCTTGCTTTTGATTCAACATCTATCCCATATGATATCTTTTTTGCACGAGATCTAAACTGTAATACAAATAATACAATAACACCCACTAAACCAAAGATTAAAGGGTTAGCTTTTAATCCAGCAATTTCTGGTAAAAATTCAGGAACAAATTTTGTACTGAATATTTGGAAATTTGATGGTAGTGGAGCAATTGTTTTTCCTTGTAAGATAACCATCGTAATACCGCGATATAACAGCTGTCCTGATAAAGTAACAATAAACGAAGGAACACCAACAATCGCTACCCAGAATCCTTGGAACGCTCCAATTAACGATCCTGCTAATAGGCAAATAAGTATCGCAGGAATAATCGGAACATTCATACGAACCATAAGTGTTCCTGCCAACGCACCAACCACAGCTACAATCGACCCTACAGAAAGATCCGTGTGATTCAATACAATTAAAACCAGCATACCAATTGCGAGAACAAGTATGTATGAGTTTTGCAGGAATATATTAGTAATATTCAGTGGTTTCATGAGTAGCCCATTCGTAATTATTTGGAATACTATCATAATCATTACTAAGATGATTGTCATACTATTTTTTCTAAAGAACTTCAGCCCTTTATCTAACAATCCACTCTCTTTTTTTTCAATGTTTTCCATACTTATCCTCTTTCTTTAACTCCTAGCATATGCTGCATCACTGTTTCTTCCGTTAATTGATCACGTGGTATTTCTCCAGTAATCCGACCTTCACAAAGCGCATACACACGATCTGACATACCAATTAATTCAGGTAAATCTGATGAAATCATGATTACACCTTTGCCAACGCGTGCGATTTCATTCATAAGTTTATAAATTTCAAATTTAGCCCCTACATCGATTCCTCGTGTTGGTTCATCAAGAATGAGTACATCAGGGTTTGTCATTAACCATTTACTTAGGACAACTTTTTGCTGATTTCCTCCACTCAAATTTCCAACTTGCTGGTGAACAGATGGCGTTTTTATATTCAACATAGTCCGATACTTTTCTGCCGCAGACACTTCCTCGTGTTGATCCACAACGCCATAATGACAAATCTCATCTAAACTTGAAAGTGATATGTTTTTATTCACAGTATCATTAAGTATCAGTCCCGCTTCTTTTCTATCTTCGGTAACATAGGCTAAACCACTATCAATTGCGTCTTTTACACTATTAAATACAACTTTTTTTCCATTTAGTATGATTTCTCCGCTAATATTGGAACCATACATTTTTCCAAATAAACTCAACGCTAGTTCAGTCCGCCCCGAGCCCATAAGTCCTGCAATACCAACAATCTCACCAGCTCTTAGGTTTAACGAGACATCTCGAATAATTTGACGAGTCTTATCTAGCTCATGGTATACATTCCAGTTTTTAACTTCAAAAATTACATCCTCAATGATTGCATCCTTTTCTGGATACGCGTGTGCAAGATCCCGTCCAACCATGCTTTTAATCATTCGTGCTTCAACATTAGGATTAACATCTTCAATATCATCAACTACACACCCATCTCGTAGGACAGATATATGATCAGCAGTGCTCATGATTTCATTGAGTTTATGAGATATGATTATTGAAGTAACCCCTTCTTGCTTAAAACGCTTAATTAGATCCAATAAATTTGCACTCTCTGTTTCGTTTAATGCCGCTGTTGGTTCATCAAGAATCAATAACTTGGCTTTTTTTGAAACTGCTTTTGCAATCTCTACTAATTGTTGTTGTCCCACCGATAATTCCGATATCATCGTTAATGGATCGATATTGAGCCCAACTGTGCTCAATAATCTTCTTGCCTCGCTTATACTTTGGTAGTAGTCAACCACACCACCACTTCCAATTTCGTTCCCTAAGAAGATATTGTCAACAATCGTCATATTCGGAATTAACGCTAATTCCTGATGGATAATAACTATTCCTAATGCTTCACTATCACGGACTCCTTGGAATTGACACGTTTGACTATCGTAATAAATATTTCCACTGTATTCAGAATGTGGGTATACACCACTCAACACTTTCATTAATGTTGATTTCCCTGCTCCGTTTTCTCCACAGAGTGCATGGATAGTATTTCGTTCTACTTGGAAATTGACGTTTGATAAAGCCTTAACAACCCCGAATTCCTTCGTAATATTTTGCATTTCTAAAATTATATCTTTTTGCATAAATACTCACCTTTTTTAAAAAAACAAGGTATAGAAAGCTATACCTTGTTGTTATATCGCTATTCTAATCCTAAATCTGCAGCAGTGAAGTACCCGCTATCTATTAAGATTTCTCTAAAATTTGAGATATCTACTGATTGAGGAACAAGTAAGTATGACGGAACAATTTTTGCTCCATTATCATATGTTTCAGTGTCATTGATTTCAACTTCTGTACCCTCGAGTAATGATTGAACCATTTCAGCAGCTTTCTCTGCTAGCTTACGTGTATCTTTAAATACTGTTTGTGATTGCTCACCAGCGATGATTGATTTTACACCCGCTTCAGTAGCATCTTGACCTGTAACTAACGGTAATGGTAACTCATCTGTTCCATATCCTATAGCTTTCAGTGATTCAATTACTCCTAATGAAATTGGATCATATGGCGATAGAACTACATCAACTGTTTTTCCTGTTGAGTAATGAGCATTAAGGATATTATCCATACGAGTTTGAGCAGTTGCTCCATCCCAACGCAAAGTAGCAGCTTGGTTAAATTCTGTTTGACCACTTGCTACCACAAGTGTGCCATCTTCGAAATATGGTTTCAATGTATCGATTGCTCCATCCCAGAAGAATAATGAGTTATTATCATCAGGAGATCCACCAAATAGTTCAATATTGAATGTTTCATCTGTGTTTTCTAGGTCTAAAGAATCAATAATGAAATTTGCTTGTAGGACTCCAACGCTGTAATTATCAAATGTAGCATAATAGTCAACATATTCACTATTCATGAGAAGACGGTCATAAGCAATGACACGAATTCCTTCTTCATTTGCTTTTGCAAGTACATCAGTCAATGCGCTACCATCGACAGCTGCGATTACAAGAACATCAACGCCTTTGGTAATCATATTTTCAATTTGGGATACTTGGTCTTCTACGACATCTTCCGCATATTGCAAATCGGTACTATATCCTAATTCTTCTAATATTTTAACCATATTTGAACCATCAGAAATCCAACGTTCAGCAGATTGTGTTGGCATTGATATTCCAACGAACCCTTTTGATGATCCGGTATCACCACTATTTGAACATCCAGCAATCATTAAGACCACCATCAGTAGAACAACTAACATTTTACTTTGCTTTAATTTCATTTCAAAGCCTCCTTTTCTAAATGTTAATTAAAATCTAGACAAATCTTTTGCTATCACACCCTATATGATAGCGCTTACGAACAAAGTATATCATATTGTCCGTACATGTCAATATATTTTGTGAAATTTATATGTAAATTGTTCGTACAAGATTAACGTATTACAACAACTTCAACATTACACAAGTTTGCCCACCATTCTATTTGCTCTACTGTGACATGAAGTGAAGCAACCGTATGGTGCCCACCACCAACACGGATCCATTCTTTTACTCCCTGAGTAAAGCCAGGTTTTGGTTTCCATAAAACTCGTGCAACTGGTAGATTAGGTGCCGGTGTATCTGGTTTGATTGCTTCGATTTCGTTCACGATCAC
This DNA window, taken from Erysipelothrix larvae, encodes the following:
- the mmsB gene encoding multiple monosaccharide ABC transporter permease, whose amino-acid sequence is MENIEKKESGLLDKGLKFFRKNSMTIILVMIMIVFQIITNGLLMKPLNITNIFLQNSYILVLAIGMLVLIVLNHTDLSVGSIVAVVGALAGTLMVRMNVPIIPAILICLLAGSLIGAFQGFWVAIVGVPSFIVTLSGQLLYRGITMVILQGKTIAPLPSNFQIFSTKFVPEFLPEIAGLKANPLIFGLVGVIVLFVLQFRSRAKKISYGIDVESKARFIPKLIALSAIIMGFSYILANYKGVPIIITILLALALIYHFIMSHTKLGRHIYAIGGNMKAATLSGIKAKKITILAFTNMGLLAAVSGLIFVSRLNASTPQAGTGFELDAIAACYIGGASASGGIGKIMGSIVGGLVMAVLNNGMSLMGVGSDVQQAIKGAVLLLAVALDVINRKRAH
- a CDS encoding sugar ABC transporter ATP-binding protein; translation: MQKDIILEMQNITKEFGVVKALSNVNFQVERNTIHALCGENGAGKSTLMKVLSGVYPHSEYSGNIYYDSQTCQFQGVRDSEALGIVIIHQELALIPNMTIVDNIFLGNEIGSGGVVDYYQSISEARRLLSTVGLNIDPLTMISELSVGQQQLVEIAKAVSKKAKLLILDEPTAALNETESANLLDLIKRFKQEGVTSIIISHKLNEIMSTADHISVLRDGCVVDDIEDVNPNVEARMIKSMVGRDLAHAYPEKDAIIEDVIFEVKNWNVYHELDKTRQIIRDVSLNLRAGEIVGIAGLMGSGRTELALSLFGKMYGSNISGEIILNGKKVVFNSVKDAIDSGLAYVTEDRKEAGLILNDTVNKNISLSSLDEICHYGVVDQHEEVSAAEKYRTMLNIKTPSVHQQVGNLSGGNQQKVVLSKWLMTNPDVLILDEPTRGIDVGAKFEIYKLMNEIARVGKGVIMISSDLPELIGMSDRVYALCEGRITGEIPRDQLTEETVMQHMLGVKERG
- a CDS encoding GntR family transcriptional regulator codes for the protein MEYKTKHEFVQKEIIKLIEEKKLKPGDRLPSELDFQKQFSVSRHTVRSALNRLEYEGVIVKEQGAGSFVSDQKEKRNVKEIGVITTYFSDYIFPTIIRGIEKELTMAGYSMILASTNNDISVEEQAIQLMMNRNVDGLIVEPTKSAHYNPNIGLYMQMSELGIPIIMINAKYDELDFPLIALDDLTAGYESTKCLIDNNHYKIGGIFKADDRQGKERLKGYIKACSEFDIPYNSKNVIMYETETFDKVMAEEVAEMIRDKRITGLVCYNDSVAIEVLKLTWQYGIKVPDDLSIISYDNSVLSTMTEVKLDSVNHPKAKLGKEAASSMIQLIENPGYEMKSILYHGDVVAKGSVKALNEE
- the chvE gene encoding multiple monosaccharide ABC transporter substrate-binding protein: MKLKQSKMLVVLLMVVLMIAGCSNSGDTGSSKGFVGISMPTQSAERWISDGSNMVKILEELGYSTDLQYAEDVVEDQVSQIENMITKGVDVLVIAAVDGSALTDVLAKANEEGIRVIAYDRLLMNSEYVDYYATFDNYSVGVLQANFIIDSLDLENTDETFNIELFGGSPDDNNSLFFWDGAIDTLKPYFEDGTLVVASGQTEFNQAATLRWDGATAQTRMDNILNAHYSTGKTVDVVLSPYDPISLGVIESLKAIGYGTDELPLPLVTGQDATEAGVKSIIAGEQSQTVFKDTRKLAEKAAEMVQSLLEGTEVEINDTETYDNGAKIVPSYLLVPQSVDISNFREILIDSGYFTAADLGLE